A single window of Polaribacter sp. SA4-10 DNA harbors:
- the cphA gene encoding cyanophycin synthetase: MRIREINAMRGPNYWSVRRHKLIVMVLDLEEMEERPSNKVEGFSERLKAMFPTMYSHRCSEGCAGGFFMRVDEGTWMGHIIEHIALEIQTLADMDTGFGRTRGYGEEGVYSVVFSYIEENVGRYAAKAAVKICEALIEGEPYDLTDDIQEMRELRESSRLGPSTGSIVAEAEARGIPWLRLNKYSLCQLGYGANQKRIQATVTSETSSIGVELACDKEDTKYLLEQAEVAVPKGDIIKRESSLKEACRYVGYPLVIKPIDGNHGRGITVDIQNYEDALEGFKHAKNSSKSGAIIVEKFITGEDYRLLVINNVLVAAAKRTPAHVIGDGNSSVETLIDEVNKDSRRGYGHENVLTKITINELTKTIIKDAGYTLESVLKKEEMLILKDTANLSTGGTAEDVTDIVHPANIAMAERISKIIDLDICGIDIMSTDISKPLADTGGAVLEVNAGPGFRMHLAPTEGLPRNVAAPVIDKLFPPGSTSRIPIVAVSGTNGKTTTTRLIAHMAKMKGYKVGYTTSDGVYIQNRLLMTGDCTGPASAEFVLRDPTVNFAVLESARGGLLRAGLGFKNCDIGIVTNVAADHLGLKGIHTIEQLAKVKAVIPETVLPDGTAILNADDELVYAMRKNLDCNVALFSLDENNPHIKALQKIGGISAIYENGYITICRGTWKIRVIKAVNVPLTYGGKATFMIQNVLPAVITAYLRGFSIEDMKMSLETFIPSATQTPGRLNLFKFKNFQILLDYAHNAAGMRALKQFTDNLEATVKVGIIAGIGDRRVEDNNEMGGIASEMFDEIIIRQDKHLRGKTEEELIKMLKDGITSKDKDKKITIIPSEREAILYAVKNAKKGALIVLCSDVVPDALNLVKELKEKEANELYEFKTEDIPNQH; this comes from the coding sequence ATGAGAATAAGAGAGATAAATGCAATGAGAGGACCAAATTATTGGTCCGTACGTCGTCATAAATTAATTGTGATGGTTTTAGATTTAGAGGAAATGGAAGAAAGACCTTCTAATAAAGTAGAAGGGTTTTCAGAAAGGTTGAAAGCAATGTTCCCCACAATGTATTCCCACAGATGTTCAGAAGGTTGTGCCGGTGGTTTTTTTATGAGAGTTGATGAAGGAACTTGGATGGGACATATTATAGAGCATATTGCTCTAGAAATTCAAACGTTAGCAGATATGGATACTGGTTTTGGGAGAACCAGAGGGTATGGAGAAGAAGGTGTATACAGCGTTGTTTTTTCTTATATTGAAGAAAACGTTGGTAGATATGCAGCCAAAGCAGCAGTAAAGATTTGCGAAGCTTTAATTGAAGGAGAACCTTATGATTTGACTGACGATATTCAAGAAATGCGAGAATTACGAGAAAGTTCGCGCTTAGGACCAAGTACAGGTTCTATTGTAGCAGAAGCAGAAGCAAGAGGTATTCCTTGGCTTCGTTTAAATAAATATTCACTTTGTCAATTAGGTTATGGTGCTAATCAAAAAAGAATACAAGCTACAGTTACCAGCGAAACGAGTAGTATTGGTGTAGAATTAGCATGTGACAAAGAAGATACAAAATACTTATTAGAGCAAGCGGAAGTGGCTGTGCCTAAAGGAGATATTATTAAAAGAGAAAGTAGTTTAAAGGAGGCTTGTAGATATGTGGGTTATCCTTTAGTGATAAAACCAATTGATGGAAATCACGGACGTGGAATTACAGTAGATATTCAGAATTATGAAGATGCTTTAGAAGGTTTTAAACACGCAAAAAATAGTTCTAAAAGCGGTGCAATTATCGTCGAAAAATTTATCACAGGAGAAGATTATCGATTATTGGTCATTAATAATGTATTAGTTGCAGCTGCTAAAAGAACGCCAGCTCATGTTATTGGAGACGGAAACTCATCCGTAGAAACCTTAATAGATGAAGTAAATAAAGATTCTAGAAGAGGGTATGGTCATGAAAATGTATTGACAAAAATTACAATCAACGAGTTAACTAAGACAATTATAAAAGATGCAGGTTACACCTTAGAATCTGTGCTAAAAAAAGAGGAAATGCTTATCTTAAAAGATACTGCAAACCTAAGTACTGGAGGTACAGCAGAAGATGTAACAGATATTGTACATCCTGCAAATATTGCCATGGCAGAGCGCATTTCTAAAATTATAGATTTAGATATTTGTGGAATAGATATTATGTCAACAGATATTTCTAAACCACTTGCAGATACTGGAGGTGCCGTTTTAGAAGTAAATGCGGGCCCAGGATTTAGAATGCATTTAGCACCAACAGAAGGTTTGCCAAGAAATGTTGCAGCACCGGTAATTGATAAGTTATTTCCTCCGGGATCAACTTCAAGAATACCAATTGTGGCTGTTTCTGGTACAAACGGAAAAACGACCACTACGCGTTTAATTGCGCACATGGCAAAAATGAAAGGGTATAAAGTGGGGTATACAACAAGTGATGGTGTGTATATTCAAAACCGTTTGTTAATGACCGGAGATTGCACAGGCCCGGCAAGTGCAGAGTTTGTCTTAAGAGATCCAACTGTGAATTTTGCTGTTTTAGAATCTGCAAGAGGTGGTTTGTTAAGAGCAGGTTTAGGCTTTAAAAATTGTGATATTGGGATTGTAACAAATGTTGCAGCAGATCATTTAGGTCTAAAAGGGATTCACACTATTGAGCAATTAGCAAAAGTAAAAGCAGTAATACCAGAAACGGTTTTACCAGATGGAACCGCTATTTTAAATGCAGATGATGAATTGGTATACGCAATGCGTAAAAATTTAGATTGTAATGTTGCCCTATTCTCTTTGGATGAAAACAATCCTCATATTAAAGCACTTCAGAAAATAGGAGGAATTTCTGCAATTTATGAAAACGGATACATTACCATCTGTAGAGGAACTTGGAAAATTAGAGTTATAAAAGCAGTAAATGTGCCTTTAACTTATGGCGGAAAAGCAACTTTTATGATTCAGAATGTTTTACCAGCCGTGATAACTGCATATTTAAGAGGGTTTTCTATAGAAGATATGAAAATGTCTTTAGAAACGTTTATTCCATCAGCAACTCAAACTCCAGGAAGATTGAATTTGTTTAAGTTTAAGAACTTCCAAATTTTATTAGATTATGCACACAATGCTGCAGGAATGAGAGCTTTAAAGCAGTTTACAGATAATTTAGAGGCTACGGTCAAAGTCGGAATTATAGCCGGAATTGGAGATCGAAGAGTAGAAGATAACAATGAAATGGGCGGAATTGCTTCAGAAATGTTTGACGAAATTATTATTAGACAAGACAAACATTTACGAGGTAAAACGGAAGAAGAGTTGATTAAGATGCTAAAAGATGGTATTACATCAAAAGACAAAGACAAGAAAATAACAATTATTCCATCAGAAAGAGAAGCTATTTTATATGCGGTTAAAAATGCTAAAAAAGGTGCTTTAATTGTACTGTGTAGTGATGTGGTTCCTGATGCTTTAAATTTGGTAAAAGAGCTCAAAGAAAAAGAGGCAAACGAACTCTATGAGTTTAAGACAGAAGATATTCCTAATCAACATTAA
- a CDS encoding isoaspartyl peptidase/L-asparaginase family protein gives MNTFSIAIHGGAGTLVKGMMTSELEAQYKMVLKSAINAGYVVLENGGTSIDAVEKAVVILEDSHLFNAGKGAVFTADETHEMDASIMDGKTLNAGAVSLISGIKNPVSLSRDIMEKSEHVFLAGQGAMQFAKMNGYKIEEDSYFYDEFRHKQWLEIKDTDSFQLDHATKKDSKFGTVGAVACDKDGNIAAATSTGGMTNKKFGRVGDSPMIGAGNYANNKTCAISCTGSGEFFIRGVVAYDVACLMEHKEMSLEEASNEVINKRILEIGGDGGLIAVDAKGNIAMPFNTEGMYRASKSSNGEVDVSIYK, from the coding sequence ATGAATACTTTTTCAATCGCCATTCATGGTGGAGCAGGAACTTTAGTAAAAGGAATGATGACTTCTGAGTTAGAAGCGCAATATAAAATGGTTTTAAAATCAGCCATAAATGCTGGATATGTAGTTTTGGAAAATGGAGGAACTTCTATTGATGCTGTCGAAAAGGCAGTGGTTATTTTAGAAGATTCGCATTTATTTAATGCTGGAAAAGGAGCTGTTTTTACGGCAGATGAAACCCATGAAATGGATGCTTCAATTATGGATGGAAAAACATTAAATGCTGGCGCAGTCTCTTTAATTTCAGGAATTAAAAATCCTGTTTCGTTATCAAGAGATATCATGGAAAAAAGCGAGCACGTTTTTTTAGCAGGACAAGGTGCAATGCAATTTGCTAAAATGAACGGTTATAAAATTGAAGAAGATTCTTATTTTTATGATGAATTTCGTCATAAGCAATGGTTAGAAATAAAAGATACAGATAGTTTTCAGTTAGATCACGCTACCAAGAAAGATAGTAAATTTGGAACAGTAGGTGCTGTTGCTTGTGATAAGGATGGAAATATTGCTGCGGCAACTTCCACTGGAGGAATGACCAATAAAAAGTTTGGTAGAGTTGGAGATTCACCAATGATTGGAGCAGGGAACTATGCCAATAATAAAACGTGTGCAATTTCTTGTACTGGAAGCGGTGAGTTTTTTATTAGAGGAGTTGTAGCGTATGATGTTGCTTGTTTAATGGAGCATAAAGAGATGTCTTTAGAAGAAGCTTCGAATGAAGTAATCAATAAAAGGATTTTAGAAATTGGTGGAGATGGCGGTTTAATTGCGGTCGATGCTAAAGGAAATATTGCCATGCCTTTTAATACAGAAGGGATGTATAGAGCAAGTAAGTCTTCTAATGGCGAAGTTGATGTTTCTATTTATAAGTAG
- a CDS encoding DUF983 domain-containing protein → MFKKGTKLYSVLKGKCPRCQEGDFFKYGFTFNPSKVTKLHDNCPKCNLKYMIEPSFFYGAMYVNYGITVGLSIITFLVAKLIFGLTLLQTFSAIIATLLILAPVNLRLSRIIWINMFVSHDSKHTKKQ, encoded by the coding sequence GTGTTTAAAAAGGGAACAAAATTGTACAGCGTTTTAAAAGGGAAATGTCCAAGATGTCAGGAAGGAGATTTCTTTAAATATGGCTTTACTTTTAACCCTTCAAAAGTTACAAAATTACATGATAATTGTCCGAAATGTAATTTAAAATACATGATAGAACCTTCTTTTTTTTATGGAGCTATGTATGTTAATTACGGAATTACTGTTGGTCTTTCAATTATTACTTTTTTAGTTGCAAAACTTATTTTTGGTTTAACTTTACTACAAACTTTTTCTGCAATAATTGCTACTCTTTTAATCTTAGCTCCAGTTAATTTACGTTTATCTAGAATTATTTGGATAAATATGTTTGTGAGCCACGACTCTAAACACACTAAAAAACAGTAA
- the polA gene encoding DNA polymerase I: MSDQKRVFLVDAYALIFRGYYAFIKNPRINSKGLDTSAIMGFMNSLLDVIKRERPDHLAVCFDKGGSADRVEMFEAYKANRDATPEAIKLAVPYIQEILKAMHIPIMVKEGFEADDVIGTLSKQAEKEGYKTFMVTPDKDFAQLVSENIFMYKPRFGGGYDIWGVPEVLAKFEITDPLQVIDFLGMMGDSADNIPGLPGVGEKTAKKFLAAYGSMENLLANTHELKGKMKEKVEGAKELGLLSKKLATIMLDVPVTFDEKDFELNQPDIPKVTEIFNELEFRNLLVNFTRTFTVSNETAKTSEKPSTAASSAVEKSTPKKPASNSEGQFDLFAAPGTGTVTEEEVASGFKTIENTSHFYQHIDSPLSRKLLLKKLMQQKSVCFDTETTGLKALEVELIGIAFSFEIGKGYYVSFPENQEETATILEEFRPFFEATNIEKIGHNLKYDIKVLSNYNMPVKGKLFDTMIAHYLINPDMRHNMDMLAETYLNYLPVSITELIGKKGKNQLSMRVVPIKDQTEYAVEDADITLQLKEHFNKELETGNVTKLFNDVELPLVSVLTSMEIEGINLNTDFLKELSVALAEDINRLEKSIYEQAGEEFNIASPKQLGIVLFENMKLVDKPKKTKTGQYATGEDILSYLAKDNQIIRDIQEYRQYKKLQSTYVDALPNEINPKTGRVHTQYMQAVAATGRLSSNNPNLQNIPIRTERGREVRKAFIPRDENYVLLAADYSQIELRIIAALSEEETMIEAFKNGEDIHASTAAKVFNVPLSEVTREQRSNAKTVNFGIIYGVSAFGLSNQTDLSRSEAKELIETYYETYPKLKTYMSKLVDFARDHGYVETVLNRRRYLKDINSRNAVVRGAAERNAVNAPIQGSAADIIKLAMINIHTRFEKENFKSKMLLQVHDELVFDAHKDELELIKPIIKYEMENAFKLSVPLDVEMGIGENWLEAH, translated from the coding sequence ATGTCAGATCAAAAAAGAGTTTTTTTAGTGGATGCTTACGCATTAATTTTTCGAGGATATTACGCATTTATTAAAAACCCAAGAATTAATTCTAAAGGTTTGGATACTTCTGCAATCATGGGTTTTATGAATTCTTTACTAGACGTTATTAAACGTGAAAGACCAGATCATTTAGCAGTATGTTTTGATAAAGGTGGAAGTGCAGATAGAGTTGAAATGTTTGAAGCCTACAAAGCAAATAGAGATGCTACGCCTGAAGCAATAAAACTTGCGGTTCCTTATATTCAAGAAATCTTAAAAGCAATGCACATACCAATTATGGTGAAAGAAGGTTTTGAAGCAGATGATGTAATTGGAACACTTTCTAAACAAGCAGAAAAAGAAGGATATAAAACTTTTATGGTAACGCCAGATAAAGATTTTGCTCAGTTAGTTTCTGAGAATATTTTTATGTACAAACCTCGTTTTGGTGGTGGTTATGATATTTGGGGAGTTCCAGAAGTATTAGCAAAATTTGAAATTACAGATCCTTTACAAGTTATAGATTTCTTAGGAATGATGGGCGATTCTGCAGATAATATTCCTGGCTTGCCTGGCGTTGGAGAAAAAACTGCCAAAAAGTTTTTAGCTGCTTATGGTTCTATGGAAAATCTTTTAGCAAATACGCATGAGCTAAAAGGAAAAATGAAAGAAAAAGTGGAAGGAGCAAAAGAATTAGGATTGCTTTCTAAAAAATTAGCCACAATAATGTTAGATGTTCCCGTAACTTTTGACGAGAAAGATTTTGAGTTAAATCAACCAGATATTCCTAAAGTTACAGAAATTTTTAATGAACTAGAGTTTAGAAACTTGTTGGTGAATTTTACACGAACTTTTACAGTAAGTAATGAGACTGCAAAAACTTCTGAAAAACCTTCAACTGCTGCTTCGAGCGCAGTTGAGAAATCAACTCCTAAAAAACCAGCTTCAAATTCTGAGGGCCAATTTGATTTATTTGCTGCTCCTGGAACTGGAACCGTTACTGAAGAAGAAGTTGCATCAGGATTTAAAACTATTGAAAACACCAGTCATTTTTATCAACATATAGACTCTCCTTTATCAAGGAAATTACTATTAAAAAAGTTAATGCAACAAAAATCGGTTTGTTTTGATACAGAAACAACAGGTTTAAAAGCGTTGGAAGTAGAATTAATTGGAATTGCTTTTTCTTTTGAAATTGGAAAAGGATATTATGTTTCGTTTCCAGAAAACCAAGAAGAGACCGCTACAATTTTAGAAGAATTTCGCCCGTTTTTTGAAGCTACAAATATTGAGAAAATTGGTCATAATTTAAAATACGATATCAAAGTTTTATCAAACTATAACATGCCTGTAAAAGGGAAATTATTTGATACTATGATTGCTCATTATCTGATAAACCCAGATATGCGTCATAATATGGATATGTTAGCAGAAACGTACCTAAATTATCTACCTGTTTCTATTACAGAATTGATTGGTAAAAAAGGAAAAAATCAACTTTCTATGAGAGTTGTTCCTATAAAAGATCAAACAGAATATGCTGTTGAAGATGCAGATATTACACTTCAACTTAAAGAACATTTTAACAAAGAATTAGAAACAGGAAATGTTACTAAACTTTTTAATGATGTTGAGCTACCATTGGTTTCTGTATTAACATCGATGGAAATTGAAGGAATAAATTTAAACACTGATTTCTTAAAAGAACTTTCTGTTGCTTTAGCTGAGGATATAAATAGACTTGAAAAAAGTATTTATGAGCAAGCTGGAGAAGAGTTTAATATTGCATCTCCTAAACAATTAGGAATTGTTCTTTTTGAAAACATGAAATTGGTTGACAAACCAAAAAAGACAAAAACGGGTCAATATGCAACTGGCGAAGACATTTTATCCTATTTGGCAAAAGACAATCAAATTATTAGAGATATTCAAGAATATCGTCAATACAAAAAATTACAAAGCACCTATGTAGATGCGTTGCCAAATGAAATAAATCCTAAAACAGGAAGAGTTCATACCCAATATATGCAAGCAGTTGCTGCAACGGGAAGATTAAGTTCTAACAATCCTAATTTACAGAACATTCCTATTAGAACAGAACGTGGTAGAGAAGTTAGAAAAGCATTTATTCCCAGAGATGAAAATTATGTGCTTTTAGCTGCAGATTATTCTCAAATAGAACTTAGAATTATTGCTGCTTTAAGTGAAGAAGAAACGATGATTGAAGCCTTTAAAAATGGTGAAGATATTCATGCTTCTACCGCTGCAAAAGTTTTTAATGTTCCTTTAAGTGAAGTAACTCGTGAACAAAGAAGTAATGCAAAAACAGTAAACTTTGGAATTATATACGGTGTTTCTGCTTTTGGTTTAAGCAATCAGACAGATTTATCAAGAAGTGAAGCAAAAGAGTTGATAGAAACGTATTATGAAACGTATCCAAAACTAAAAACGTACATGTCTAAATTAGTAGATTTTGCACGTGATCATGGTTATGTAGAAACCGTTTTAAACAGACGCAGGTATTTAAAAGACATTAATTCTAGAAATGCTGTTGTTCGTGGAGCTGCAGAAAGAAATGCTGTAAATGCACCAATTCAAGGTTCTGCTGCAGATATTATAAAGCTTGCTATGATTAATATTCACACTCGTTTTGAAAAAGAAAACTTTAAATCTAAAATGCTACTTCAAGTACATGATGAATTGGTTTTTGATGCTCATAAAGACGAATTAGAGCTTATAAAACCGATTATAAAATACGAAATGGAAAATGCTTTTAAATTAAGTGTTCCTTTAGATGTTGAAATGGGAATTGGAGAAAATTGGTTGGAAGCACACTAA
- a CDS encoding ABC-F family ATP-binding cassette domain-containing protein: protein MLNVHNLAVSFMGTDLFSGITFKLNKGDRIGLIGKNGAGKSTLLKVLSKDIEASGGTMAFDKDIQMGFLRQDIDFVEGRTILEEAYQAFEEIKEIELKLDQINEQLATRTDYESEGYTQLIHDLTDLTERYELLGGYNYQGDTEKILQGLGFKREDFDKLTDTFSGGWRMRIELAKLLLQNNDILLLDEPTNHLDIESIIWLETFLKSYSGAIVLVSHDKMFLDNVTNRTIEISLGQIYDYKKPYSQFLLLRGEIKEKQLQAQKNQEKEIKQKKLLIDKFKAKASKASMAQSLMKQLDKVELIEVDQDDNQAMNVRFAISKEPGKIIVEAEKLCKSYGDNHVLEDVDLLIERNSKIAFVGQNGQGKSTLAKMMVGDIPFKGHLKLGHNVEIGYFAQNQSEHLPPEKTVLEIMEDAATDGNRMRVRDMLGSFLFGGDAVDKKAKVLSGGERNRLALCKLLLSPFNVLIMDEPTNHLDMASKTVLKEALRSFNGTLIIVSHDRDFLQGLTSTVYGFKDKVIKEYLGDIDYFLDQHKMENLREAEKRTVVKGVKSTDKKEAFQLSKEQEKELKKLKNKLSNIEAEVAELEKEIAKIDLELAQNYDEVSSRPNFFEKYKAKKAKLDTLMEQWETVEAEVSSF from the coding sequence ATGTTAAACGTACACAACTTAGCAGTTTCCTTTATGGGTACTGATTTGTTTTCGGGAATTACTTTTAAATTAAACAAAGGAGATAGAATTGGTTTAATTGGTAAAAATGGAGCAGGAAAATCTACACTTTTAAAAGTTTTATCTAAGGATATAGAAGCCAGTGGAGGTACAATGGCTTTTGATAAAGATATACAAATGGGTTTTTTACGCCAAGATATAGATTTTGTTGAAGGAAGAACAATTTTAGAAGAAGCGTATCAAGCTTTTGAAGAAATTAAAGAAATTGAGTTAAAACTTGATCAAATTAATGAACAACTTGCTACAAGAACAGATTATGAAAGTGAAGGTTATACGCAATTAATTCATGATTTAACAGACCTTACTGAACGTTATGAACTTCTAGGCGGTTACAATTATCAAGGAGATACAGAGAAGATCTTACAAGGTTTAGGTTTTAAACGTGAAGATTTTGATAAGCTTACAGATACTTTTTCTGGAGGTTGGAGAATGCGTATAGAATTAGCAAAATTATTACTTCAAAATAATGATATTCTACTTTTAGATGAGCCAACAAATCACTTAGATATAGAATCTATTATCTGGTTAGAGACATTTTTAAAATCGTATTCTGGTGCAATTGTATTGGTTTCGCATGATAAAATGTTTTTAGATAATGTAACAAACAGAACTATAGAAATTTCTTTAGGGCAGATTTATGATTATAAAAAACCGTATTCTCAGTTCTTATTATTAAGAGGAGAAATTAAAGAAAAACAATTACAAGCTCAGAAAAATCAAGAGAAAGAAATAAAACAAAAGAAGCTTTTAATAGATAAGTTTAAGGCAAAAGCAAGTAAAGCTTCTATGGCGCAATCTTTAATGAAACAACTTGATAAAGTTGAATTAATTGAAGTAGATCAAGATGACAATCAAGCAATGAATGTTCGTTTTGCAATTTCTAAAGAGCCAGGAAAAATAATTGTTGAAGCAGAAAAACTATGTAAAAGCTATGGTGATAATCACGTTTTAGAAGATGTAGATTTATTAATAGAGAGAAATAGTAAAATTGCTTTTGTTGGTCAAAACGGACAAGGGAAATCTACTTTAGCAAAAATGATGGTTGGAGATATCCCTTTTAAAGGACATTTAAAACTGGGTCATAATGTTGAGATAGGGTATTTTGCTCAAAATCAATCAGAACATTTACCGCCAGAAAAAACAGTTTTAGAAATAATGGAAGACGCTGCAACTGATGGAAATAGAATGCGCGTTAGAGATATGTTAGGATCTTTCTTATTTGGTGGAGATGCTGTGGATAAAAAAGCAAAAGTGCTTTCTGGTGGTGAAAGAAATAGATTGGCATTATGTAAATTATTGCTGTCACCATTTAATGTATTAATAATGGATGAGCCAACAAATCACTTAGATATGGCTTCTAAAACAGTATTAAAAGAAGCTTTAAGAAGTTTTAACGGAACTTTAATAATTGTTTCTCATGATAGAGATTTTTTACAAGGATTAACCTCAACGGTTTATGGATTTAAAGACAAGGTAATTAAAGAATATTTAGGTGATATTGATTACTTCTTAGATCAACATAAAATGGAAAATCTTCGCGAAGCGGAAAAAAGAACGGTTGTAAAAGGTGTTAAATCTACTGATAAAAAAGAAGCATTCCAACTTTCTAAAGAGCAAGAGAAAGAACTTAAAAAATTAAAAAATAAGCTTTCTAATATAGAAGCTGAAGTTGCTGAATTAGAAAAAGAAATTGCAAAGATCGATTTAGAATTGGCTCAAAATTATGATGAAGTATCATCAAGACCAAATTTCTTTGAAAAGTACAAAGCTAAAAAAGCAAAATTAGATACTTTAATGGAACAATGGGAAACTGTTGAAGCTGAAGTTTCTAGTTTTTAG
- a CDS encoding cyanophycinase: MINGTLIPIGGNEDKGIEENEQYTQEFISEGILYHVVEEAGGVDANIVVIPTASSIPVEVGENYIEAFTALGCKNISVLDIRSKEDSEKEASIELIKNAHCVMFSGGDQSKITKKIGGTTIHKILAERYKNEKGFVIAGTSAGAMAMANEMIAGGSASEAFIKGAVTMYKGLNLIPELIIDTHFIRRGRFGRQSEAVAKHPNLIGIGLAEDTGMIIKNGSDCTVIGSGMVIVFDGNKLTHNNEKILDEGTPMTMANLTIHVLSNSDMYSIKNRKVSVLAIDAPFI, from the coding sequence ATGATAAACGGAACACTAATTCCTATTGGAGGCAATGAGGATAAAGGAATTGAAGAAAACGAACAGTATACCCAAGAATTTATTAGCGAAGGTATTTTATATCATGTTGTAGAAGAAGCTGGTGGTGTTGATGCAAATATTGTAGTAATTCCTACCGCATCAAGTATTCCTGTTGAAGTTGGAGAAAATTACATAGAAGCTTTTACTGCTTTAGGATGTAAAAATATTTCTGTGCTCGATATTAGAAGCAAAGAAGATTCTGAAAAGGAAGCTTCAATTGAGTTGATTAAAAACGCACATTGTGTAATGTTTTCTGGAGGAGATCAATCTAAAATCACAAAAAAAATTGGCGGAACAACAATTCATAAAATCTTAGCCGAAAGATATAAAAACGAAAAAGGTTTTGTAATTGCCGGTACAAGTGCTGGTGCAATGGCAATGGCCAATGAAATGATTGCTGGCGGAAGCGCATCTGAAGCTTTTATTAAAGGGGCTGTAACCATGTACAAAGGACTAAATTTAATTCCTGAATTAATTATTGACACTCATTTTATTAGACGTGGACGTTTTGGGAGGCAGTCTGAAGCGGTTGCAAAACATCCAAATTTAATTGGAATTGGTTTAGCAGAAGATACGGGAATGATTATTAAAAACGGTAGTGATTGTACTGTAATTGGTTCTGGAATGGTGATTGTTTTCGACGGAAATAAACTAACACACAATAACGAAAAAATACTTGATGAAGGCACGCCTATGACGATGGCAAACCTTACTATTCATGTACTTTCTAATAGTGATATGTACTCTATTAAAAATAGAAAAGTGAGCGTTTTAGCTATTGATGCTCCTTTTATTTAA